One window of Elaeis guineensis isolate ETL-2024a chromosome 11, EG11, whole genome shotgun sequence genomic DNA carries:
- the LOC105054554 gene encoding MDIS1-interacting receptor like kinase 2-like, with the protein MPSLSSIDLSYNLPDGRTFRHSPATAFIGNKGLCGKARGLQPCDSSTVERHSMRSHKLLIIILVPLFGAGLLLLLFIKVYSIFTKKVKEVDNKRVLTNEDLFSIWNYDGKIVFEDIIEATEDFDEKYCIGVGGYGRVYKEILPTCQIVAVKKLHPLDDPNNSIEKSFRKEIRVYEYIEKGSIAAILRNDEQAMELNWINRMKVIKGLANALSCMHHDIDPVIVHRDTTSNNVLLNCENECFASDFGAARLLKPDDSNWSTLAELAYTMKVTEKCDVYSFGVVTLEIIIGKHPLEIISAVQSNFGEDILLKDVLDRRIPPPEDQLEREVFSAVLLAISCTDPNPQLRPTMQHASQSL; encoded by the exons ATGCCAAGTTTATCATCCATCGATCTGTCATACAACCTTCCTGATGGAAGAACCTTCCGACATTCCCCTGCAACAGCATTCATCGGTAACAAAGGGTTATGTGGTAAAGCAAGAGGGCTGCAACCTTGTGATTCATCTACGGTTGAAAGGCATTCCATGAGAAGTCACAAGCTCTTGATCATTATTCTTGTTCCTCTTTTTGGTGCTGGTCTTTTGCTTCTCCTATTTATCAAAGTCTATTCCATCTTTACAAAGAAAGTGAAAGAAGTTGACAATAAGAGGGTGCTAACTAATGAAGACCtattctcgatatggaattatgATGGAAAGATTGTGTTTGAAGACATCATTGAAGCAACGGAGGACTTCGATGAGAAATACTGCATTGGTGTTGGAGGTTATGGCAGAGTCTACAAGGAaattcttccaacatgtcagattGTGGCTGTAAAGAAACTTCACCCACTGGATGATCCCAACAACTCCATTGAAAAAAGCTTTAGAAAGGAGATAAGAG TATATGAGTATATCGAAAAAGGTAGTATAGCTGCAATTCTAAGAAATGATGAGCAGGCAATGGAGTTGAATTGGATCAATAGGATGAAGGTCATTAAAGGTCTAGCCAATGCTTTATCTTGTATGCACCATGATATAGACCCGGTAATAGTACATCGAGATACAACAAGCAACAATGTTTTGTTGAATTGTGAGAACGAGtgctttgcatctgattttggcGCTGCAAGGCTTCTGAAGCCTGACGACTCTAACTGGAGCACACTTGCTG AGCTAGCGTACACAATGAAGGTGACTGAGAAATGTGATGTATATAGTTTTGGTGTGGTTACTCTGGAAATCATAATAGGAAAGCATCCTTTAGAGATTATATCAGCAGTACAATCTAATTTTGGTGAGGATATACTTCTGAAGGATGTGTTGGATCGACGTATCCCTCCACCGGAGGATCAACTCGAAAGAGAGGTGTTTTCAGCAGTCCTCCTCGCAATATCATGCACAGATCCCAATCCACAATTGCGACCAACCATGCAACATGCATCTCAGTCACTCTAG